The Dermochelys coriacea isolate rDerCor1 chromosome 7, rDerCor1.pri.v4, whole genome shotgun sequence genome window below encodes:
- the PCBD1 gene encoding pterin-4-alpha-carbinolamine dehydratase encodes MAGKAHRLSTDEREQLLPNLKAVGWNEVEGRDAIFKEFHFKDFSRAFGFMTRVALQAEKLDHHPEWFNVYSKVHIILSTHECAGLSERDINLASFIEQVAASLS; translated from the exons ATG GCAGGAAAAGCCCACAGGTTGAGCACTGACGAGAGGGAGCAACTGTTGCCAAACCTGAAAGCTGTAGGGTGGAATGAGGTGGAAGGGAGAGATGCCATCTTCAAAGAGTTCCATTTCAAGGACTTCAGTCGG GCCTTTGGGTTCATGACCAGAGTAGCTTTGCAGGCAGAAAAACTGGACCACCACCCTGAATGGTTCAACGTTTACAGCAAG gttCACATTATCCTGAGCACACACGAGTGTGCAGGCTTATCCGAGCGGGATATCAATTTGGCCAGTTTCATAGAGCAAGTTGCAGCTTCTCTGTCTTGA